A genomic stretch from Hymenobacter psoromatis includes:
- a CDS encoding alanine--tRNA ligase, whose protein sequence is MSLPTAAHVRQQFLDFFASKGHHIVPSAPLVVKDDPTLLFINSGMAPFKDYFLGNKAAPYKRIADTQKCLRVSGKHNDLEEVGYDTYHHTMFEMLGNWSFGDYFKKDAINWAWELLTDVFKLEKDRLYVTYFAGDAADGTGPDTETQALWRQYTTDDRILPGNKKDNFWEMGDTGPCGPCTEIHIDLRSDEERAAKSGRELVNADHPQVVEVWNNVFMEFQRLADKSLIPLPAQSVDTGMGFERLMMAVSGVKSNYDTDVFQPLIQFIAQEAGVVYHGTSPATVTDLPATEEEKIDIAIRVLADHIRAIAFTIADGQLPSNVKAGYVIRRILRRAVRYAFSSLNQKQPFLYKLVPVLADQMAGIFPELKAQQAFVTRVIEEEEIAFLKTLETGLRRLDALEESARANGNVIDGRTAFELSDTFGFPLDLTALIAREKGLTVDEEGFQAALAEQKNRSRNAQETEQSDWVTVTEHDAPNEFVGYDHDEATARLLRYRKIDKKGKTEYQLVLDQTPFYAESGGQIGDTGYLESDFDKLRVIDTKKENDLIIHTTLSLPLELTAALRARPDVARRTLIRNNHTATHLLQAALRQVLGSHVQQKGSLVNEKLLRFDFSHFTKVTEAQLREIEGVVNARIRQQIPLVERRNVPIAEAKKLGAMALFGEKYGEFVRVITFDKEYSVELCGGLHVANTGSIGYFKITTESAVGAGVRRIEAVTAGAAEAFVDQQLDLLGQVREALGNPQHLLTSLEKQTDEIAALRKQIEQFGQQQINQQKAQLVGQVKDLGSVKFLAAQVQASSADDLKKLAYELRQAVSSLVLVLGADLDGKPQLAVMLDDNIAKAGKLNATTLVRDLAKDIQGGGGGQPFFATAGGKNAAGLATALGRAEALVAAGV, encoded by the coding sequence ATGTCGCTCCCCACCGCCGCGCACGTGCGCCAGCAATTTCTCGATTTTTTCGCTTCCAAAGGCCACCACATTGTGCCCTCGGCCCCGCTCGTGGTCAAGGATGACCCCACGCTGCTGTTCATCAACAGCGGCATGGCGCCGTTTAAGGACTACTTCCTGGGCAACAAGGCCGCGCCCTACAAGCGCATCGCTGACACGCAGAAGTGCCTGCGCGTGAGCGGCAAGCACAACGATTTGGAGGAGGTGGGCTACGATACCTACCACCACACGATGTTCGAGATGCTGGGCAACTGGAGCTTTGGCGACTATTTCAAGAAGGACGCCATCAACTGGGCCTGGGAACTGCTCACGGACGTGTTTAAGCTCGAAAAGGACCGCCTCTACGTGACGTATTTTGCCGGTGATGCCGCCGACGGCACCGGCCCCGATACCGAAACGCAGGCCCTGTGGCGGCAGTACACCACCGACGACCGCATCCTGCCCGGCAACAAAAAGGACAACTTCTGGGAGATGGGCGACACCGGCCCCTGTGGCCCCTGCACCGAAATTCACATCGACCTGCGCTCGGATGAGGAGCGCGCCGCCAAATCGGGCCGCGAGCTGGTGAACGCTGACCACCCGCAGGTAGTGGAAGTGTGGAACAACGTGTTCATGGAATTCCAGCGCCTGGCCGACAAGTCGCTCATTCCGCTTCCCGCCCAGAGCGTGGATACCGGCATGGGTTTCGAGCGCCTGATGATGGCCGTGTCGGGCGTAAAATCCAACTACGATACCGATGTATTTCAGCCGCTTATCCAGTTTATTGCCCAGGAAGCAGGGGTAGTGTATCACGGCACTTCGCCGGCTACGGTCACGGACCTGCCGGCCACCGAGGAAGAGAAAATCGACATCGCCATTCGGGTCCTGGCCGACCACATCCGGGCCATCGCCTTCACCATCGCCGATGGGCAGCTGCCGAGCAACGTGAAGGCCGGCTACGTGATTCGGCGCATTCTGCGCCGGGCAGTGCGCTACGCTTTCTCGTCGCTAAACCAGAAGCAGCCCTTCCTGTATAAGCTCGTGCCGGTGCTGGCCGACCAAATGGCCGGCATTTTCCCCGAGCTGAAAGCCCAGCAGGCGTTTGTGACGCGGGTGATTGAGGAAGAAGAAATTGCATTCCTCAAAACGCTCGAAACCGGCCTGCGCCGCCTCGACGCGCTCGAAGAAAGCGCCCGCGCCAATGGCAACGTTATTGACGGCCGCACCGCGTTTGAGCTGAGCGACACCTTCGGCTTTCCGCTCGACCTCACCGCGCTCATCGCCCGCGAAAAGGGCCTGACCGTGGACGAGGAAGGCTTCCAAGCTGCCCTGGCCGAGCAGAAAAACCGCAGCCGCAACGCCCAGGAAACCGAGCAATCGGACTGGGTAACCGTGACCGAGCACGACGCGCCCAACGAGTTTGTGGGCTACGACCACGACGAGGCCACCGCGCGCCTGCTGCGCTACCGCAAAATCGACAAAAAGGGCAAAACCGAGTACCAGCTCGTGCTCGACCAAACGCCCTTCTACGCCGAGAGCGGCGGCCAGATTGGCGACACCGGCTACCTCGAAAGCGACTTCGACAAGCTGCGCGTTATCGACACGAAGAAGGAAAACGACCTCATCATCCATACCACGCTGAGCCTGCCGCTGGAGCTGACCGCCGCGCTGCGCGCCCGGCCCGACGTGGCGCGGCGCACGCTCATTCGCAACAACCACACGGCCACGCACTTGCTGCAAGCCGCCCTGCGCCAGGTGCTGGGCAGCCACGTGCAGCAAAAAGGCTCGCTGGTGAACGAGAAATTGCTGCGCTTCGACTTCTCGCACTTCACCAAAGTGACCGAGGCGCAGCTGCGCGAAATCGAGGGGGTAGTAAACGCGCGCATCCGCCAACAGATTCCGCTGGTCGAGCGCCGCAACGTGCCCATCGCGGAGGCCAAAAAACTGGGCGCGATGGCCCTATTTGGCGAGAAATACGGCGAGTTCGTGCGCGTCATCACCTTCGACAAAGAGTACTCGGTGGAGCTGTGCGGCGGCCTGCACGTGGCCAACACGGGCAGCATCGGCTACTTCAAAATCACGACCGAGAGCGCCGTGGGCGCGGGCGTGCGCCGCATCGAGGCCGTGACGGCCGGCGCTGCCGAAGCCTTCGTGGACCAGCAGCTCGACCTGCTCGGCCAGGTGCGCGAGGCCCTCGGCAACCCCCAGCACCTGCTGACCTCCTTGGAAAAGCAGACCGACGAAATCGCCGCCCTGCGCAAGCAAATCGAGCAGTTTGGGCAGCAGCAAATCAACCAACAAAAGGCCCAGCTCGTGGGCCAGGTGAAAGACCTGGGGAGCGTGAAATTCCTGGCTGCCCAGGTGCAGGCCAGCAGCGCCGACGACCTCAAGAAGCTGGCCTACGAGCTGCGCCAGGCCGTGTCCAGCCTCGTGCTGGTGCTCGGTGCCGACCTCGACGGCAAGCCCCAGCTGGCCGTAATGCTCGATGACAACATCGCCAAAGCCGGCAAGCTCAACGCTACTACCCTGGTGCGCGACCTGGCTAAGGATATTCAAGGGGGCGGCGGCGGCCAGCCCTTCTTCGCTACGGCCGGCGGCAAAAACGCGGCCGGCCTGGCGACGGCCCTGGGCCGCGCCGAGGCGCTGGTGGCCGCCGGCGTATAA
- a CDS encoding alpha-N-arabinofuranosidase produces MFALVKKLSTPLRRLAFAAALGLVPLLAPAQTVQLTVQPGDAKLLISKDIQGQFAEHLGRCIYGGFWVDPGLNVPKQGRIRMDIVEALRKIHVPNLRWPGGCFADTYHWHDGVGPAAQRPKMLNLWWGNTLEDNSFGTHEFMELCGLLGTEPYLAANVGSGTVQEMAGWMEYLNSDEDTPLVLERKKNGHPAPYKVSWWGIGNESWGCGGNMTPEYYSDVYKRYATFAHDYPGTRLKRIVSGANGDDANWTEVCMKNIGPGRMWGLTLHYYTLPTGNWSGSKGKATGFGEDQYFSTLRNCLKMDAIVTKHSAIMDKYDKEKKVALLVDEWGVWTDVEPGTNPGFLYQQNSLRDALVAGTTLNIFNNHCDRVRGANLAQAVNVLQALVLTDKEKMLLTPTYHVFDLYQVHQDAEYLPLQFNSPDYTFGGEKIPALNASASRDKNGAVHISLVNLDPNKTLTLETALPGVSFRTVTGRILTSAKVSDYNTFDKPNTVALAAFTGARKRGDRLTVALPPKSVVVLEIK; encoded by the coding sequence ATGTTCGCTTTGGTAAAAAAACTCTCTACCCCCCTGCGCCGACTCGCCTTTGCCGCCGCGCTCGGCCTGGTGCCGCTGCTGGCCCCGGCCCAGACCGTGCAGCTCACGGTGCAGCCCGGCGACGCTAAGCTGCTTATCAGCAAAGACATTCAGGGGCAGTTTGCCGAGCACCTGGGGCGCTGCATCTACGGCGGCTTTTGGGTGGACCCCGGCCTGAACGTGCCCAAGCAGGGGCGAATTCGGATGGATATTGTGGAGGCGCTGCGGAAGATTCACGTGCCCAACCTGCGCTGGCCCGGCGGCTGCTTTGCCGACACCTACCACTGGCACGACGGGGTAGGGCCCGCCGCCCAGCGCCCCAAGATGCTGAACCTGTGGTGGGGCAATACGTTGGAAGACAACAGCTTCGGCACCCACGAGTTTATGGAGCTGTGCGGCCTGCTCGGCACCGAGCCCTACCTGGCCGCCAACGTGGGCAGCGGCACGGTGCAGGAAATGGCCGGCTGGATGGAATACCTCAACTCGGATGAGGACACGCCGCTGGTGCTGGAACGCAAGAAAAACGGCCACCCCGCGCCGTATAAAGTGAGCTGGTGGGGCATCGGCAACGAGAGCTGGGGCTGCGGCGGCAACATGACGCCCGAATACTACTCGGACGTGTATAAGCGCTACGCCACCTTCGCCCACGACTACCCCGGCACCCGGCTCAAGCGCATCGTGAGCGGGGCCAACGGCGACGACGCCAACTGGACCGAGGTGTGCATGAAGAACATCGGGCCGGGCCGCATGTGGGGCCTCACGCTGCATTATTACACCCTGCCCACCGGCAACTGGAGCGGCAGCAAGGGCAAGGCCACCGGCTTTGGCGAGGACCAGTACTTCAGCACCCTGCGCAACTGCCTGAAAATGGACGCGATAGTGACCAAGCACAGCGCCATTATGGACAAGTATGACAAGGAGAAAAAGGTGGCGCTGCTGGTGGACGAGTGGGGCGTGTGGACCGACGTGGAGCCCGGCACCAACCCCGGCTTTCTGTACCAGCAAAACTCGCTGCGCGATGCCCTGGTAGCCGGCACTACCCTCAACATCTTCAACAACCACTGTGACCGGGTGCGCGGCGCCAACCTGGCCCAGGCCGTGAACGTGCTGCAGGCCCTGGTGCTCACCGACAAGGAAAAGATGCTGCTCACGCCCACCTACCACGTGTTTGACCTCTACCAGGTGCACCAGGATGCGGAGTACCTGCCCCTGCAGTTCAACAGCCCCGACTACACCTTCGGGGGCGAGAAAATCCCGGCCCTCAACGCCTCGGCCTCGCGCGATAAGAACGGGGCGGTGCACATCTCGCTTGTCAACCTCGACCCTAACAAGACGCTGACCCTGGAAACGGCGCTGCCCGGCGTGAGCTTCCGGACCGTGACCGGCCGCATCCTGACCTCGGCTAAGGTGAGCGACTACAACACCTTCGACAAGCCCAACACCGTGGCGCTGGCCGCCTTCACGGGTGCCCGCAAGCGCGGCGACCGGCTGACGGTGGCCCTACCCCCCAAGTCGGTGGTAGTATTGGAAATCAAGTAG
- a CDS encoding CRISPR-associated protein Cas7 yields MKPYIYLRGLRHAEHTVFSVQDGQKYYRDPQFGTDQAYSSGQQVKRSVLDALTTELNVLPAPITFNWQVKKGKKPEDVQFEQKEPWSPCDPAHVDQLVGGYMRAETGEITIKRRSPLSISAMRPLHPLLGGLERQEENLSFDRTSHPAHHPVRVRDEKGVELSAEELSDLLTKTNRTLPNRKWIPGQTRASGLFVYDVCVDLRTLFCVSTNTQEPELHPSKIISLREQGWLETSNVFGPCLLAPRAQRERYIPALAHALLNWRITSNQARTFSLMETLAVAISDNANHLAGAIRGQLKEETERPAAKPILDKSAGANLYVAVTAAGYVPGEYGSVNALEQAEQDLIERLRAFDYENQQVPA; encoded by the coding sequence ATGAAACCCTACATCTATTTGCGTGGCCTGCGCCACGCCGAGCACACCGTTTTCTCGGTGCAGGACGGCCAGAAATACTACCGCGACCCGCAGTTTGGCACCGACCAGGCGTACTCGAGCGGCCAACAGGTGAAGCGCAGCGTGCTGGACGCGCTGACGACTGAGCTGAACGTGCTGCCGGCTCCCATTACCTTCAACTGGCAAGTAAAAAAGGGTAAGAAGCCCGAAGACGTGCAATTTGAGCAGAAGGAACCGTGGTCCCCCTGCGACCCGGCGCACGTGGACCAACTGGTGGGCGGCTACATGCGGGCCGAAACCGGCGAGATTACTATAAAGCGGCGTAGTCCGCTGTCCATCTCGGCCATGCGGCCGTTGCACCCGTTGCTGGGTGGCCTGGAGCGGCAGGAAGAAAACCTGTCGTTTGACCGCACCTCGCACCCGGCGCACCACCCGGTGCGGGTGCGCGATGAGAAGGGGGTAGAACTATCGGCCGAAGAACTGAGCGACCTGCTCACCAAAACCAACCGCACCCTGCCCAACCGGAAGTGGATTCCGGGCCAGACCCGCGCTTCGGGGCTGTTCGTGTACGACGTGTGCGTGGATTTGCGGACGCTGTTTTGCGTGTCCACCAATACGCAGGAGCCCGAACTTCACCCCAGCAAAATTATCAGCCTTCGGGAACAGGGCTGGCTGGAAACCAGCAACGTATTCGGCCCCTGCCTGCTGGCTCCCCGCGCACAGCGCGAGCGGTACATTCCAGCCCTGGCCCACGCTCTGCTAAATTGGCGCATAACCAGCAACCAGGCCCGCACCTTCAGCTTGATGGAGACGCTGGCCGTGGCCATCAGCGACAATGCCAACCACTTGGCCGGGGCTATTCGGGGGCAGCTGAAGGAAGAAACCGAGCGGCCGGCCGCCAAGCCAATTCTGGACAAAAGTGCGGGGGCTAATCTGTACGTGGCCGTTACCGCCGCTGGCTATGTGCCGGGCGAATACGGTAGCGTGAATGCGCTGGAACAAGCCGAGCAAGACCTTATTGAGCGCCTGCGAGCTTTCGATTATGAAAACCAGCAGGTACCGGCCTGA
- a CDS encoding CRISPR-associated protein Cas4 produces the protein MRITGKHVNYYHICHRKLWLFHHGISFQQTHENVADGTLLHQTAYPQRAQRYREIQIEGIKIDFYDPVARVVHEIKRSNKLEAASVAQLQFYLLTLERHGVVEPTGLLEYPKIRRVEKVGLTDADRAAIAEWEVAIEQLVAQETCPPVINKPFCKNCSYYDFCYSGE, from the coding sequence ATGCGCATCACCGGCAAGCACGTCAACTACTACCACATCTGCCACCGCAAACTGTGGCTGTTTCACCACGGCATCAGCTTTCAGCAGACCCACGAGAACGTGGCCGACGGCACCCTGTTGCACCAAACGGCCTACCCGCAGCGGGCGCAGCGCTACCGCGAAATCCAGATTGAAGGCATCAAGATTGATTTTTACGACCCCGTGGCGCGGGTGGTCCACGAGATAAAACGTAGCAACAAGCTGGAAGCCGCCAGCGTGGCCCAGCTCCAGTTCTACCTGCTGACGCTGGAGCGCCACGGCGTGGTGGAGCCCACCGGGCTGCTGGAATACCCCAAAATCAGGCGCGTGGAGAAAGTGGGGCTGACGGACGCCGACCGGGCGGCCATCGCCGAGTGGGAAGTAGCCATTGAGCAGTTGGTGGCGCAGGAGACGTGCCCACCCGTCATCAATAAGCCCTTCTGCAAGAATTGCAGCTACTACGACTTTTGCTACTCGGGCGAGTAA
- a CDS encoding CRISPR-associated endonuclease Cas2, with product MYVILVYDMKQQRVGRMLKLCRRYLHWIQNSVFEGEISEVKLAELLAKARTILKEDEDSVILFKSRTQQWLEKQVVGRERSPLDTIL from the coding sequence ATGTACGTTATTCTCGTTTACGATATGAAGCAGCAGCGCGTGGGCCGGATGCTCAAACTCTGTCGCCGCTACCTGCACTGGATTCAAAACTCAGTTTTTGAAGGCGAAATCAGCGAGGTGAAGCTGGCGGAGCTGCTGGCCAAAGCGCGCACCATTCTCAAGGAGGATGAAGACAGCGTTATCCTCTTCAAAAGCCGCACGCAGCAGTGGCTGGAAAAGCAGGTGGTAGGCCGCGAGCGCAGCCCGCTGGATACCATTCTGTAG
- a CDS encoding MerR family transcriptional regulator: MPYKERDITKQYFTIGEVAEQFGVATSLIRFWETEFDELAPRKSKKGNRLFTQADVDIFRTIYHLVKERGYTIAGAREMLKQKGGQLKDKIDVIQSLEKVRGFLVNLKKEIDAAQKGE, translated from the coding sequence ATGCCTTATAAAGAGCGCGACATTACCAAGCAGTATTTCACCATCGGCGAGGTGGCCGAGCAGTTCGGCGTAGCCACCTCGCTCATCCGCTTCTGGGAAACGGAATTTGACGAATTGGCCCCGCGCAAGAGCAAGAAGGGCAACCGCCTCTTCACGCAGGCCGACGTCGATATCTTTCGCACTATCTACCACCTGGTTAAGGAGCGCGGCTACACCATTGCCGGGGCCCGCGAAATGCTCAAGCAGAAGGGCGGCCAGCTCAAAGACAAGATTGACGTGATTCAGAGCCTGGAAAAAGTGCGCGGCTTTCTGGTGAATCTGAAGAAGGAAATCGACGCCGCACAGAAAGGCGAGTAG
- a CDS encoding subtype I-B CRISPR-associated endonuclease Cas1, whose protein sequence is MKKTYYLFNPGRLSRQDNTLKYTAYDEAGAEGQTRFLPIEDVADLYVFGSLDANSALYNFLGKHGVSVHFFDYYEHYTGSFMAKEYLLAGRLQVAQTGHYVSLPKRLVLARKLVEGAAFNLLKNLRYYQSRGRVVAEEIAQIELYVAALPHTTTITEIMGYEGNIRQTYYRCFEQLVRVPGFTFDKRSTQPPQNELNALLSFGNMLCYAACLSQIYHTQLNPTISFLHEPGSRRFSLALDLAEIFKPLLVDRTIFRLLNKKEIQPRDFVRELDGCLLKETGRKTFVRVFEERLKETIQHRRLNRTVSYQHLIKLECYKLTKHLLAMEEYQPFKAWW, encoded by the coding sequence GTGAAGAAAACTTACTACCTCTTTAATCCCGGCCGGCTCTCGCGCCAGGACAACACCCTTAAATACACGGCCTACGACGAGGCCGGGGCCGAGGGCCAGACCCGTTTCCTACCCATCGAGGACGTGGCCGACCTCTACGTATTCGGCTCGCTCGATGCCAACTCAGCACTGTACAATTTCCTGGGCAAGCACGGTGTATCGGTGCATTTCTTTGACTATTACGAGCACTACACGGGCTCGTTTATGGCCAAGGAATACCTGCTGGCCGGTCGCCTGCAAGTGGCCCAGACGGGCCACTACGTCAGTCTGCCGAAGCGCCTAGTGCTAGCCCGCAAGCTGGTGGAGGGGGCGGCGTTTAACCTGCTCAAAAACCTGCGCTACTACCAGAGCCGGGGCCGGGTAGTGGCCGAGGAAATCGCGCAAATCGAGCTGTACGTGGCCGCCCTACCCCACACCACGACCATCACCGAAATAATGGGCTACGAGGGCAACATCCGGCAGACGTACTACCGCTGCTTCGAGCAGCTGGTGCGCGTGCCGGGCTTCACGTTTGATAAGCGCAGCACCCAGCCGCCCCAGAACGAGCTGAACGCGCTGCTCAGCTTCGGCAATATGCTCTGCTACGCGGCCTGCCTCTCGCAGATTTACCACACCCAGCTCAACCCGACTATCTCGTTTTTGCACGAGCCGGGCAGCCGCCGCTTCTCGCTGGCGCTGGACCTGGCCGAGATTTTCAAGCCCCTGCTCGTGGACCGCACCATTTTCCGGCTGCTCAATAAAAAGGAGATTCAGCCCCGCGACTTCGTGCGCGAGCTGGATGGCTGCCTGCTCAAGGAAACCGGCCGCAAAACTTTTGTGCGCGTGTTTGAGGAGCGCCTGAAGGAAACCATTCAGCACCGCCGCCTCAACCGCACCGTCAGCTACCAGCACCTCATCAAGCTGGAATGCTACAAGCTGACCAAGCACCTGCTGGCAATGGAAGAATATCAACCCTTTAAAGCCTGGTGGTAG
- a CDS encoding DNA processing protein DprA, protein MPSSTTDDLYHELALTLLPGIGPQLTRQLMSYGSSAKNVFSLPPGRLRRIPGVGEATLKILTGPARGQALTQAEASLRKAEKEGVAILFYTSKQFPARLKLIPDAPVLLYYQGPADLNAPKTVAIVGTRQATEYGREQTEALVRGLVPHNPLVISGLAYGIDILAHRAALQEGLATVGVMATGLDVIYPAAHRKTAEKMRETGGLLTEFAFGTQPDRYNFPQRNRVIAGLADGTVVVEAAEKGGALITAELALSYDRDVLAVPGNVSSAASAGCNNLIKANKAALYSQPADLEQLLNWDAALFQSGKFQPTPSYSPDDFTAEEFALVGVLAAAPGRELHIDELAWRAQQPIHTVAALLLTLEFGGVVRALPGKKFGLV, encoded by the coding sequence ATGCCCTCTTCTACCACCGACGACCTCTACCACGAGCTGGCCCTGACGCTGCTGCCCGGCATCGGCCCGCAGCTAACGCGGCAGCTGATGAGCTACGGCAGCTCGGCTAAAAACGTATTTTCGCTGCCGCCCGGCCGGCTGCGGCGCATTCCGGGGGTAGGCGAGGCCACCCTCAAAATCCTGACCGGCCCCGCGCGTGGCCAGGCGCTGACCCAGGCCGAAGCCAGCCTGCGCAAGGCCGAAAAGGAGGGGGTAGCGATTTTATTCTACACCAGCAAGCAGTTTCCGGCCCGCCTCAAGCTCATCCCCGACGCGCCGGTGCTGCTCTACTACCAAGGTCCGGCCGACCTGAACGCGCCCAAGACGGTGGCTATCGTGGGCACGCGCCAGGCCACTGAATATGGCCGCGAGCAAACCGAGGCCCTGGTGCGCGGGCTGGTGCCGCACAACCCGCTGGTCATCAGCGGCCTGGCTTATGGCATTGATATCCTGGCCCACCGCGCCGCCTTGCAGGAAGGCCTGGCCACGGTGGGCGTGATGGCCACCGGCCTCGACGTCATTTACCCCGCCGCGCACCGCAAAACGGCCGAGAAAATGCGCGAAACGGGCGGCCTGCTCACCGAGTTTGCCTTCGGCACCCAACCCGACCGCTACAACTTTCCGCAGCGCAACCGCGTCATCGCGGGCCTGGCCGACGGCACGGTGGTGGTGGAAGCCGCCGAAAAAGGCGGCGCGCTCATCACCGCCGAGCTGGCCCTGAGCTACGACCGCGACGTGCTGGCCGTGCCCGGCAACGTGTCGTCGGCCGCGTCGGCGGGCTGCAATAATTTGATTAAAGCCAACAAGGCCGCGCTCTACTCCCAGCCCGCCGACCTGGAGCAGCTCCTGAATTGGGACGCCGCCCTGTTCCAGAGCGGGAAATTCCAGCCTACCCCCTCCTACTCGCCCGACGATTTCACAGCCGAAGAATTTGCCCTGGTGGGCGTGCTGGCCGCCGCGCCCGGCCGGGAGCTGCACATCGACGAGCTGGCCTGGCGGGCGCAGCAGCCCATCCATACCGTGGCCGCGCTGCTGCTGACGCTGGAGTTTGGGGGGGTAGTGCGGGCGCTGCCGGGCAAGAAATTCGGGTTAGTATAA
- a CDS encoding AraC family transcriptional regulator, which translates to MKLYIKYMVSVRCKMAVQDKLDKLGLHYGTVDLGEIIFKQNITPQQHARLQEELQELDVELLDQHQGKIIGQIKAVIMKMVHHADSLPKMKNSEYLSQQLKRDYTYLANLFSEATGVTIEQSIINHKIERVKELLLYDELNLTEIAHKLNYCSVAHLSGQFKKTTGLTPTFFKQLKHKMRHL; encoded by the coding sequence ATGAAATTGTACATAAAATATATGGTCAGTGTCCGTTGCAAAATGGCCGTGCAAGACAAGCTCGATAAGCTCGGCCTGCACTACGGCACGGTCGACTTGGGGGAAATAATCTTCAAGCAAAACATTACGCCGCAGCAGCACGCCCGACTCCAGGAAGAACTCCAGGAACTGGACGTCGAACTGCTCGACCAGCACCAAGGGAAAATAATAGGGCAGATAAAGGCAGTCATCATGAAAATGGTGCATCATGCTGATAGTCTGCCTAAAATGAAGAACTCGGAGTATCTCAGCCAGCAATTAAAGCGCGATTATACCTACCTGGCCAACCTGTTTTCAGAGGCTACCGGCGTCACTATTGAGCAGTCAATTATCAACCACAAAATTGAGCGCGTCAAGGAATTGCTGCTCTACGATGAGTTGAATCTAACGGAAATCGCTCACAAGCTTAACTACTGCAGCGTGGCCCATCTGTCGGGACAGTTTAAAAAAACAACGGGTTTGACGCCCACTTTTTTCAAGCAGTTGAAGCATAAAATGCGGCACTTGTAG